From Shewanella psychrophila, a single genomic window includes:
- a CDS encoding ATP-binding cassette domain-containing protein: MIKVSNLSKRIGEVQALDDLSFEAKNGQITGLLGPNGAGKTTCLRTVFGLLQADAGIAEIDGLDVSKSPIEAKQQLGLFPDPFGLYERLTPREYVSYFAELNGLSRTEAKTATAKVLTQLHMDDIADRRCKGFSQGQRMKTALAQAIVHQPTNIILDEPTRGLDVMSTRVLRDLLRELKDHGHCVLFSSHVMQEVAALCDQVIVMADGKVVAVGSPDELCRQTGKDSLEDAFIQLIGTDEGIAA; the protein is encoded by the coding sequence ATGATTAAAGTATCTAACCTATCTAAGCGTATCGGAGAGGTGCAGGCACTGGATGACCTGAGCTTCGAGGCCAAAAATGGCCAAATAACCGGGCTCCTTGGTCCAAACGGTGCGGGCAAGACAACCTGCTTGAGAACCGTTTTCGGTCTACTTCAGGCCGATGCAGGTATCGCCGAAATAGATGGCTTAGACGTGTCTAAATCACCTATCGAAGCCAAACAACAGCTGGGGTTGTTCCCGGATCCTTTCGGACTCTATGAAAGACTAACACCAAGAGAATATGTGAGTTATTTTGCCGAACTCAATGGCTTGTCGAGAACAGAAGCTAAGACTGCCACTGCTAAAGTGCTCACCCAACTACATATGGATGATATTGCCGACCGTCGCTGCAAAGGCTTCTCCCAGGGTCAACGCATGAAAACGGCACTGGCTCAGGCCATAGTCCACCAGCCAACCAACATCATACTCGACGAGCCGACCCGAGGTTTAGATGTGATGAGCACTCGGGTGCTGAGAGATCTGTTAAGAGAGCTCAAGGATCATGGACACTGCGTCTTGTTCTCTAGCCATGTGATGCAAGAAGTGGCCGCACTCTGTGATCAGGTAATTGTAATGGCAGACGGTAAAGTCGTTGCCGTCGGTAGCCCCGATGAGCTGTGTCGCCAGACAGGGAAAGATTCTTTAGAGGACGCGTTTATCCAGCTTATTGGAACCGATGAGGGAATCGCAGCATGA
- a CDS encoding ABC transporter permease — protein MSKIITMVRKELIDAARDKRSVMAGLYYAIGTPLLMCGMFMLLIGQMSSPKDLNIKIENADNAPDLVKYLSSQGITHGDTHSTDGEGEPLDVKDIRLVIGEDYATQMAKGLSAEVILIADNSNEKLQNSIRRLERNLQTYSAEMGSLRLIARGIDPRVVQPIKVKIEDQATPDSKGGVILGVATMTMIYAVFISGMNLAIDTSAGERERNSLALLLSHPVSTRSIVLAKVFAVTVFAMLGLLLTLIISKISYAYVPWHELGFTVNISTDFILLMLLIGFPIAMMAASLQLFVSFMAKSFKEAQSYLTLVLIVPMMLSMAASYNIAPDTLQWLPVSGQQQALIAFIKGREIPMLQLVLSSVVTLIIALGLSLGMERSLKSEKIVFGL, from the coding sequence ATGAGTAAGATAATAACTATGGTTCGCAAGGAACTTATCGATGCCGCCAGAGACAAGCGCTCAGTCATGGCCGGACTCTATTACGCTATTGGTACCCCTCTGTTGATGTGTGGCATGTTTATGCTACTCATAGGCCAGATGTCGAGCCCGAAAGATCTCAACATCAAGATAGAGAATGCCGATAACGCCCCAGATCTCGTCAAGTACCTATCCAGCCAAGGGATCACCCATGGTGATACTCATAGTACTGATGGCGAAGGCGAGCCCTTAGACGTGAAAGATATCCGTCTGGTGATCGGCGAAGATTATGCCACTCAGATGGCTAAAGGCCTGAGTGCCGAAGTCATACTTATAGCCGATAACTCTAACGAGAAGCTGCAAAACTCTATTCGTCGTCTCGAACGTAACCTGCAGACTTATAGCGCCGAGATGGGCAGCTTGCGCTTAATCGCCAGAGGCATAGATCCACGTGTGGTTCAGCCAATTAAGGTGAAAATAGAAGATCAAGCCACACCAGATTCTAAAGGTGGAGTCATCTTAGGTGTCGCCACCATGACCATGATCTACGCGGTCTTTATCTCGGGTATGAACTTGGCCATAGATACCAGTGCCGGTGAGCGGGAGCGAAATTCATTAGCCTTGCTGCTCAGCCATCCTGTATCGACCCGTAGCATAGTGCTTGCTAAGGTCTTTGCCGTTACTGTGTTCGCCATGTTGGGCCTGCTATTAACCCTAATCATCTCCAAAATATCCTATGCCTATGTTCCCTGGCATGAGCTTGGATTTACGGTAAACATAAGCACAGACTTTATCTTGCTCATGTTATTGATTGGATTCCCCATAGCCATGATGGCCGCCAGCCTACAACTCTTTGTCTCTTTTATGGCGAAGAGCTTTAAAGAAGCCCAGTCCTATCTGACCTTAGTACTCATAGTGCCTATGATGTTGTCGATGGCAGCCAGCTACAACATAGCCCCGGATACCCTACAGTGGCTACCTGTCTCCGGACAGCAACAGGCACTGATAGCCTTTATCAAGGGGCGCGAAATCCCCATGTTGCAGCTAGTACTGTCTTCGGTAGTGACCTTAATTATTGCCTTAGGCCTGAGCTTAGGCATGGAAAGATCACTCAAGAGCGAGAAAATAGTCTTCGGTTTGTAG
- a CDS encoding GlxA family transcriptional regulator → MKKITILAAGNVVAGGIISFLDVFSFCNAYWRRMNPDAKEDLFHCHVVSYDGQPVNTNQHIQIPAIGLDKPEDILEADAVILASAFVTSREEFQAYLNEFEPLFEPLRVFAASGKPVAAYCSGTLMLAASGVLNGRRATTVWWLREMFERNFPDVNLCMDKLVISDEHIHTAGATTSNLSLALHLIGILVGEQIAHQMAKILLIDPNRTSQQPFMSMDLSVGVNNHKDELVSKIQNWMQAHIGQSFLLDDIADKFAMGKRTMIRRFKKALNETPASYMQRLRVDEAKRLLETTELALEQIVDRVGYEDVSSFRKLFIQLTSLTPRAYREKFNTHSCC, encoded by the coding sequence ATGAAGAAGATCACAATATTGGCCGCAGGTAATGTCGTTGCTGGCGGTATCATCAGTTTTCTCGATGTTTTTAGTTTCTGCAATGCTTATTGGCGGCGTATGAATCCAGATGCAAAAGAAGATCTGTTTCATTGCCATGTGGTTTCATATGATGGTCAGCCGGTGAATACCAATCAGCATATTCAAATTCCAGCCATAGGTCTTGATAAACCTGAAGATATTTTGGAAGCCGATGCGGTTATTCTGGCGTCAGCTTTTGTGACTAGCAGAGAGGAGTTTCAAGCCTACCTCAATGAGTTTGAACCTTTGTTCGAGCCCCTGAGAGTGTTTGCTGCCAGTGGAAAACCCGTGGCGGCTTATTGCTCCGGTACCTTGATGTTAGCCGCCTCTGGCGTGCTCAATGGTCGCAGGGCAACGACAGTTTGGTGGTTAAGGGAGATGTTTGAGAGGAATTTTCCCGATGTGAATCTCTGTATGGATAAACTAGTTATTTCTGATGAACATATTCACACCGCCGGAGCGACAACCTCAAACCTGAGCCTGGCACTTCACCTAATAGGTATTCTTGTCGGTGAACAGATCGCCCATCAGATGGCCAAGATACTGTTAATAGACCCTAATAGAACCTCACAGCAACCTTTTATGTCTATGGATCTATCTGTTGGGGTTAATAATCACAAAGATGAATTGGTGTCTAAAATCCAAAACTGGATGCAGGCACACATAGGACAGAGTTTCCTGCTCGATGATATTGCCGATAAGTTTGCTATGGGTAAACGAACGATGATCAGGCGCTTCAAGAAGGCGCTCAATGAAACCCCTGCTAGCTATATGCAGCGTTTACGTGTCGATGAGGCTAAGCGCTTACTCGAAACCACTGAACTGGCCCTAGAGCAGATAGTAGATCGGGTTGGCTACGAAGATGTGAGCTCATTTAGAAAGTTGTTTATCCAGCTGACGAGTCTCACCCCTAGAGCATACAGAGAAAAATTTAATACCCACAGCTGCTGTTAA